The Streptomyces sp. WZ-12 genome segment ACCTGCGGGCTGGGCGGTCCTGTGCTGCCGCGCGTACTGCCCACAACTCCCTGACCTCTGCCTGTGAGCGGTGCCGCGCCCCCAACTGGCCGTGAGCGGGGACGACCCTGAGCCTGCTTGTACAAGCCGGCGCCCGTTCCGTTCCGTACGCAGCGGTCTCCGGCGGACTTGCCGTCAGGGGCCGCTGGAGTTGGCGGCGTCGAGGAGGGCGGTACCGCGGATCGGCGCTTCCGGTCACGACGTCTTCCAGGGGCGTCTCCGTGCCGTCGGGCCGCTCGGGCTGTCCCGGTCGTAGGGCGGGAGGTTGAAACGGACCTCGGCACCGCCGCCGTCCGCCGTGGTGGCGAAGACGGTGCCGGCGTCGGCCGTGATGATGTCGTACACAATGGCCAAACCGAGCCCCGAGCCGGGCGTCGCCTGCGTCCGGGGGCCTCGATAGAAGCGGTGGAAGAGGGCGCGCTGTTCGCCGGGGGCGATGCGGCTCGGCGGACTCGAAGGTGTGCGTTTGGAGCAAACGCCCTAAATCCGGCGGCTTCGAAGCGCACTTGACGGCACAAGTCACTTCTCAACGCCTACTTCGAGGGGCGGCTGGAGTTTCATGTCCTGGGGGCCGCCGTCAGGGGTGTTGCGGCAGGCGACGGTATCGTGCGGTTGTTGGTGGCAGAGCAGGGTCAGGCAGTGCCCCAGTGCCTGTTGGCCGTAGGCGTTGGGGTGGATGGATTCCTGTGCGCTGCCCTGGCTGCCGACGGTGACCAGGAACCGTACCCACTCGGCCTGATGGCCAGGCAGCCTGTCGGTGGGGGTGTTCTTGCCGGTGGCTTGGGTTGTACCCATGCTGCACACTTCCTTGCCGTCGAAGGCGTCTTGCAGGTCGAGGAACGGGGTGCCCTCCTCCCGGGCCGCCTTCTTGAGCATGGTTGAGATGCGGGGCACCACACTGTCGCGGGCCCAGGTGGCGTCGTCGTCGAAGAGTGGGCAGCCGCCGGTGCTGAAGCGTGCGTAGGTCTCGGGGTACCGGTTGTCCCCGCCCCGGGGGACGGGGGAGGGATACGACTGCAGGACCAGGCGGTAGGAGTTCGCTGAGTATCCTGCCTGACCCATCACGGCGCGGATGTCGCCGAGGGTCCTTGCGACCTTCGCCTGGGTTTCTTCCAGCGCTGTTTCCAACCGACCGTTCTGCCCGGGTGTGCAGTGCCAGTTGCCGGTGGGCACCATGAAGCCCTTGACGCAGTCGGTGATGATGTCGGTGAAGCCGAGGTCGTTGCCGCCTATGGACAGCACGATGAGTTTGATGTCGTGTGTGCGTGCTGCGCGGGCGAGTTGGTCGGCCTGGGGCTCTTCTCCTTTGAAGGGGAGCCCGCCTTGTGCCGCACGGAGGACGTTGTTGGTGGTGGCGCCGGAGCAGGCGAGGTTGATGCGCTGGATTCCAGGGCCGAGGTCCGCGCTCATGATCTCCGCGGTGTCTGAGCGGTGGCAGCCGGTACGGTGCGAGTCGCCGTAGACGGCGGAGGGGTCGTGGCTGCACCAGCTAGCCCATTCCCAGCAGTTGTTGGCGGCCCGGTCGGTGCCGTAGCGGTGCCCGGCCGACCAGGGGGCGGCGTTGCCGTACCAGCGGCCGGCCTCACCGGAGATGAAGCTGTCGCCCATAGACACCGCTGCCGCTGGCCGCTGACTGTCAAGGGAGTCGGCGCTCGCAGCCGCGGCTGGGGTTGTCCACTGCGTGGTCAGAGCCAGGAGAAGAGAAAGCGTCACGGCACCTAAGGCTGTCCGCAGCCACCGGCGCCTGCGCCGGGGTTGCGCTGGCCCAGGCGGATAGACGTAGTCGTCGAGGGGCACGGGGTTCTCCCACATGATCACTTCCTCATTTCAGGACGACGGACTCCGTGCCCCGTAAAAGGGGACAGCGGGTGCGAGGCAACTGCTTGGCGCACGGGGGGTGCCTCTACGTTCTTCGTCAAGCGAGGCGGGGTGTTCGGGGTTCGTAGAAGGTGCCGTCGCGGAGCATCGCGAAGGGCACGTTGATCCGTTGCCGGGCGAGCCTGAGGAGGGCCTGGGTGTGGGTCTTTCCTCTGGCCCGGCATTTGTCGTAGTAGGTGCGAGAGGCGGGGTCGTGCAGGGCGGCGAACGCGGACAGGAACATGGCGCGTTTCAGGACGCGGTTGCCGCCTCTGGGCGCGTGTTCGCCGTGGATCGAGGTCCCGGACGACTTCGTGGTCGGCGCGAGGCCGGCGTAAGAAGCCAGGTGGGCGGAGGTGGGGAAGCTGGTGCCGTCGCCGACGGTGACCAGCAAGGTGGCGGCGGTCCTGACCGCGACCCCCGGCATCGAGGTCAGGACCTTCGAAAGAGGGTGCTGTTCCAGCAGGGTACTGATCTGGGCTTCTGTGGCCCGGCGTTGCTCGTGAACGGCGCCGAGCGAGCGGGCCAACGACGGGATGACGATGTCGAGGGTGCCGGTGCCCGGGACGGTGACGGTTTGCTCGTCGAGTGCGTCGAAGACCTCGTCGATCAGCCGCTGGGCCATGCGCGGGGCCTTGGGCCGGATCACCTCGACGAGCCTGCGGCGCCCGGCTTTTCGCAGGGCGGCCGGGGAGCCGTAGCGCTCCAGCAGCCAGGTGAGGGCCTGGTGGTCCAGGCGAGGGCCAAGGACGCGTTCCAGGGATGGGTGGAACTGGGTGAGCAGACCGCGGATGCGGTTGCTGGTGCGGGTGGCCTCGGCGGCGAGGTCCT includes the following:
- a CDS encoding sensor histidine kinase, with translation MAPGEQRALFHRFYRGPRTQATPGSGLGLAIVYDIITADAGTVFATTADGGGAEVRFNLPPYDRDSPSGPTARRRPWKTS
- a CDS encoding IS110 family transposase; translated protein: MNEYDEIGVFLGLDVGKSHHHGNGLTPAGKKVFDKQLPNTEPKLRAVFDKLREKFGTVLVIVDQPASIGALPLTVARDSGCKVAYLPGLSMRRIADLYPGEAKTDARDAAVIADAARTMPHTLRSLELTDEITAELTVLVGFDQDLAAEATRTSNRIRGLLTQFHPSLERVLGPRLDHQALTWLLERYGSPAALRKAGRRRLVEVIRPKAPRMAQRLIDEVFDALDEQTVTVPGTGTLDIVIPSLARSLGAVHEQRRATEAQISTLLEQHPLSKVLTSMPGVAVRTAATLLVTVGDGTSFPTSAHLASYAGLAPTTKSSGTSIHGEHAPRGGNRVLKRAMFLSAFAALHDPASRTYYDKCRARGKTHTQALLRLARQRINVPFAMLRDGTFYEPRTPRLA
- a CDS encoding GDSL-type esterase/lipase family protein; the protein is MGDSFISGEAGRWYGNAAPWSAGHRYGTDRAANNCWEWASWCSHDPSAVYGDSHRTGCHRSDTAEIMSADLGPGIQRINLACSGATTNNVLRAAQGGLPFKGEEPQADQLARAARTHDIKLIVLSIGGNDLGFTDIITDCVKGFMVPTGNWHCTPGQNGRLETALEETQAKVARTLGDIRAVMGQAGYSANSYRLVLQSYPSPVPRGGDNRYPETYARFSTGGCPLFDDDATWARDSVVPRISTMLKKAAREEGTPFLDLQDAFDGKEVCSMGTTQATGKNTPTDRLPGHQAEWVRFLVTVGSQGSAQESIHPNAYGQQALGHCLTLLCHQQPHDTVACRNTPDGGPQDMKLQPPLEVGVEK